A window of the Cetobacterium somerae ATCC BAA-474 genome harbors these coding sequences:
- the ablA gene encoding lysine 2,3-aminomutase, translated as MMNLRERFNVTDEQWNDWRWQVRNRIETLEQLESLMTLTEQEKEGIKKSLETIRMGITPYYLSIMDPNNPKCPVRMQAVPSINELHKSAADQLDPLHEDGDSPVPGLTHRYPDRVLLLVTDMCSMYCRHCTRRRFAGQTDHALPMERIEKAIEYIRNTPQVRDVLLSGGDPLLLSDENLEHIISKLREIPHVEIVRIGSRTPVVMPQRITPELCNMLKKYHPIWLNTHFNHSKEITPEAIKACNMLADAGVPLGNQSVLLKGVNDCVHVMKDLVHNLVKMRVRPYYIYQCDLSMGIEHFRTPVSKGIEIIEGLRGHTSGYAVPTFVVDAPGGGGKTPVMPNYIISQSPDKVVLRNFEGVITTYTQPTNYENTCECDVCKGETKKKQVGVAGLMSGCEETLEPRQLDRKQRNAH; from the coding sequence ATGATGAATTTGAGAGAAAGATTTAACGTAACAGATGAGCAGTGGAATGACTGGAGATGGCAAGTTAGAAATAGAATAGAGACTTTAGAGCAACTTGAAAGTTTAATGACATTAACAGAACAAGAGAAAGAGGGGATTAAAAAGTCTTTAGAAACTATTAGAATGGGAATTACTCCATACTATTTAAGTATAATGGATCCTAATAACCCTAAGTGCCCAGTTAGAATGCAAGCAGTTCCATCTATAAATGAGCTACATAAATCAGCAGCAGATCAATTGGATCCACTTCATGAAGATGGTGACTCACCTGTTCCAGGATTAACTCATAGATATCCAGACAGAGTATTACTTTTAGTAACTGATATGTGTTCAATGTATTGTAGACACTGCACAAGAAGAAGATTTGCAGGGCAAACAGACCACGCTTTACCAATGGAAAGAATTGAAAAAGCTATTGAATATATAAGAAATACACCTCAAGTAAGAGATGTACTACTTTCTGGAGGAGATCCATTACTTTTATCTGATGAGAACTTAGAGCATATCATTAGTAAATTAAGAGAGATTCCTCACGTTGAAATTGTAAGAATTGGATCAAGAACTCCAGTTGTTATGCCTCAAAGAATAACTCCAGAACTTTGTAACATGTTAAAAAAATACCACCCAATCTGGTTAAATACTCACTTTAATCACTCTAAAGAGATAACTCCAGAAGCGATTAAAGCTTGTAATATGTTAGCAGATGCAGGAGTTCCTTTAGGAAATCAATCAGTTTTATTAAAAGGAGTAAACGATTGTGTGCATGTAATGAAAGATTTAGTTCATAACTTAGTTAAAATGAGAGTTAGACCATACTACATCTATCAATGTGACTTATCAATGGGAATTGAGCACTTTAGAACACCTGTATCTAAGGGTATTGAAATCATTGAAGGATTAAGAGGTCATACATCAGGATATGCAGTACCTACATTTGTTGTAGATGCTCCAGGTGGAGGAGGAAAAACTCCAGTTATGCCAAACTACATAATCTCTCAATCTCCAGATAAAGTTGTTCTTAGAAACTTTGAGGGAGTAATCACAACATATACTCAACCTACAAACTATGAGAATACTTGTGAATGTGATGTTTGTAAAGGTGAAACAAAGAAAAAACAAGTTGGAGTTGCAGGACTTATGAGTGGATGTGAAGAGACTTTAGAGCCAAGACAACTTGATAGAAAACAAAGAAACGCTCATTAA
- a CDS encoding zinc-binding dehydrogenase, which translates to MKKGCKFGTHRVIEPVGSLPQGALKISNDMEIMSNEVLINVQTLNIDSASFTQIKEACNKDEKKMAEMIESIVAERGKMQNPVTGSGGMLIGTIEKIGPDFPDKNLKVGDKIATLVSLSLTPLKIEKIKKINISNDQVDVDAKAILFESGIYAVLPNDIPEKLALAALDVAGAPAQVEKLVKEGDTVCIIGGGGKSGILCCYQAMKNVGKTGKVIVFEYSEANAQRIRDLGLAHVVLVGDATKPVEIYNKINEITNGELCDVVINNVNVPGTEMSSILITKDDGVVYFFSMATSFTKAALGAEGVGKDVTMIVGNGYTKGHANLTLEIIRESKAIRELFEKLYV; encoded by the coding sequence ATGAAAAAGGGATGCAAATTTGGAACACACAGAGTAATAGAGCCTGTTGGATCATTACCACAAGGAGCATTAAAAATATCTAATGATATGGAGATTATGTCAAATGAAGTATTAATTAATGTACAAACTCTAAATATTGATTCAGCTAGTTTTACACAAATTAAAGAAGCATGTAATAAAGATGAGAAAAAAATGGCAGAGATGATTGAAAGTATAGTAGCAGAGAGAGGAAAAATGCAAAATCCTGTTACAGGATCGGGAGGAATGTTAATTGGAACTATTGAAAAAATAGGACCAGATTTCCCTGATAAAAACTTAAAGGTTGGAGATAAAATAGCAACTTTAGTTTCTCTTTCATTAACGCCTTTAAAAATAGAGAAGATTAAAAAGATTAATATTTCAAATGATCAAGTAGACGTAGATGCAAAAGCAATTTTATTTGAAAGTGGAATATATGCTGTTTTACCAAATGATATTCCTGAAAAATTAGCACTTGCAGCACTAGATGTAGCTGGAGCACCTGCTCAAGTTGAAAAGTTAGTTAAAGAGGGAGATACAGTTTGTATAATTGGTGGAGGAGGAAAATCAGGAATCCTTTGTTGTTATCAAGCTATGAAAAATGTAGGAAAAACTGGAAAAGTTATAGTATTTGAATATTCAGAAGCAAATGCTCAAAGAATCAGAGACTTAGGACTTGCTCATGTTGTATTGGTAGGAGACGCAACAAAGCCAGTAGAGATTTATAATAAAATAAATGAAATCACAAATGGGGAGTTATGTGATGTTGTAATAAATAACGTAAATGTTCCTGGAACAGAGATGTCATCAATATTAATAACAAAAGATGATGGAGTAGTTTACTTCTTCTCAATGGCTACATCATTTACAAAAGCTGCTTTAGGGGCAGAGGGTGTAGGTAAAGATGTAACTATGATAGTTGGAAATGGATATACAAAAGGACATGCTAATTTAACTTTAGAAATTATAAGAGAATCAAAAGCAATTAGAGAGTTATTTGAAAAGCTATACGTTTAA